The following coding sequences are from one Verrucosispora sp. WMMD573 window:
- a CDS encoding MFS transporter, which yields MMSRPGVQRALIAAVQVLSLAVWFSASAVVPALRESWQISAAASVWLTASVQLGFVAGAVTSTVLNLADRIRPHLLMAGCATLAAACTGIFALTVDGLAGAVPLRFLTGVFLAGVYPVGMKLTGSWAPPARRGLAFGVMIGALTLGSALPHLIGGLGDLPWRGVMGSAAGCALLGAVVAVTLVREGPQFAPGTPPRPYPRYALAMFAQRGPRLVNLGYFGHMWELYALWTWLPSFLIAGTAARTGDDDANVSLLAFLAIGIAGVAGCLVGGWAADRFGRPRAAFTALVVSGACCLASPLFFTAPPGAVVLLGVVWGAAVIADSGVFSTALSEVADKRYVGTALTAQTAIGFALTVVTIQLVPVLADAVGWRWAFLLLVPGPIIGALAMRAFGRVSARS from the coding sequence ATGATGTCACGACCCGGGGTACAGCGTGCACTGATCGCCGCCGTCCAGGTACTCAGCCTGGCGGTGTGGTTCTCGGCCTCCGCCGTGGTGCCGGCGCTACGCGAGTCGTGGCAGATCAGCGCCGCCGCATCCGTCTGGCTTACCGCCTCCGTCCAACTCGGCTTCGTCGCCGGTGCCGTCACGTCGACCGTGCTGAACCTGGCCGACCGGATCAGACCGCACCTGCTGATGGCCGGCTGCGCGACCCTTGCGGCCGCCTGCACCGGCATCTTCGCCCTCACCGTCGACGGGCTGGCCGGGGCCGTCCCGCTGCGCTTCCTCACCGGTGTGTTCCTGGCCGGGGTGTACCCGGTCGGCATGAAGCTGACCGGATCCTGGGCTCCGCCGGCCCGTCGGGGGCTCGCGTTCGGCGTCATGATCGGCGCGCTGACCCTCGGCTCGGCGCTGCCGCATCTGATCGGCGGGCTGGGCGACCTGCCGTGGCGCGGCGTGATGGGCAGCGCGGCCGGCTGCGCGCTGCTCGGCGCGGTGGTGGCGGTGACCCTGGTGCGGGAGGGTCCGCAGTTCGCCCCGGGCACGCCGCCGCGTCCGTACCCCCGATACGCCCTGGCGATGTTCGCGCAGCGTGGTCCCCGGCTGGTGAACCTGGGCTACTTCGGACACATGTGGGAGCTGTACGCGCTGTGGACCTGGCTGCCCAGCTTCCTGATCGCCGGCACGGCGGCCCGGACCGGTGACGACGACGCGAACGTCAGCCTGCTCGCGTTCCTGGCGATCGGGATTGCCGGCGTCGCCGGATGCCTGGTCGGCGGGTGGGCCGCGGACCGGTTCGGTCGACCTCGGGCCGCCTTCACCGCCCTGGTGGTCAGTGGTGCCTGCTGCCTGGCCTCACCGCTGTTCTTCACCGCGCCGCCCGGCGCCGTCGTACTGCTGGGTGTGGTGTGGGGTGCCGCGGTGATCGCGGACTCCGGCGTCTTCTCGACCGCGCTGAGCGAGGTCGCCGACAAGCGGTACGTCGGCACCGCGCTCACCGCACAGACGGCCATCGGGTTCGCCCTGACCGTCGTCACCATCCAACTCGTCCCCGTCCTGGCCGACGCGGTCGGCTGGCGTTGGGCGTTCCTGCTGCTCGTCCCAGGCCCGATCATCGGTGCGCTGGCGATGCGCGCCTTCGGCCGCGTGTCCGCTCGCAGCTGA
- a CDS encoding zinc-binding dehydrogenase — MAVPTTMRAVRIIRHGGPDVLTEAEVTVPALAAGEVLVRVSAVALNNTDLWTREGAYGRPDDPKALSGWRGAIEFPRIQGADVAGRVVSVGPGVDTRLVGRRVVVDPAIYDAEGPDANPVGLMGSERDGGYAEYVTAPAWQVHDMTESPLTDDQLAALPTAYGTALGMIERGRLRAGETVLVSGASGGVGLALVQIARARGARVLAISSGEKIDSVRAAGAHDVVDRARDVVEQVRASAPQGIDVGLDVVAGAFVSEGLPLLRDGGRWVIAGALGGYQVAFDVRRLYLHNAQLIGSAMHTPAHFELLMDLARRGAITPVVAATFPLHQAADAQEELARRRHVGKIVLVP, encoded by the coding sequence ATGGCGGTGCCGACGACCATGCGTGCCGTGCGGATCATCCGGCACGGTGGGCCGGACGTGCTGACCGAGGCGGAGGTGACCGTGCCCGCCCTCGCGGCGGGGGAGGTGCTGGTCCGGGTCAGCGCGGTGGCGCTGAACAACACCGACCTGTGGACCAGGGAGGGCGCCTACGGTCGCCCGGACGACCCGAAGGCCCTCTCGGGCTGGCGTGGGGCGATCGAGTTCCCCCGCATCCAGGGCGCCGACGTGGCCGGCCGGGTCGTGTCGGTGGGGCCCGGCGTGGATACGCGCCTGGTCGGCCGCAGGGTGGTCGTCGATCCGGCGATCTACGACGCCGAAGGTCCGGACGCGAACCCGGTGGGCCTGATGGGCAGCGAGCGCGACGGTGGTTACGCCGAGTACGTGACCGCACCGGCGTGGCAGGTGCACGACATGACGGAGTCACCGCTCACCGACGATCAGCTCGCGGCGTTGCCGACGGCGTACGGCACGGCGCTGGGCATGATCGAGCGGGGCCGGCTGCGGGCCGGGGAGACCGTCCTGGTCTCGGGCGCCTCGGGCGGCGTGGGGTTGGCGCTGGTGCAGATCGCGCGGGCGCGAGGCGCGCGGGTCCTGGCCATCAGCAGTGGAGAAAAGATCGATTCGGTGCGCGCGGCGGGAGCGCACGACGTGGTGGACCGCGCGAGGGACGTCGTCGAGCAGGTCCGCGCCAGCGCCCCGCAGGGCATCGACGTGGGGCTCGACGTCGTCGCCGGAGCCTTCGTGAGCGAGGGCCTGCCCCTGTTGCGCGACGGTGGCCGATGGGTGATCGCCGGTGCGCTCGGTGGCTACCAGGTCGCCTTCGACGTGCGCCGCCTCTACCTGCACAATGCGCAGCTGATCGGCTCCGCGATGCACACCCCCGCCCACTTCGAACTCCTCATGGACCTGGCCCGGCGCGGTGCGATCACACCCGTCGTCGCGGCGACCTTTCCGCTGCACCAGGCCGCCGACGCTCAGGAGGAACTCGCCCGTCGGCGGCACGTGGGAAAGATTGTCCTTGTCCCGTAG
- a CDS encoding TetR/AcrR family transcriptional regulator — translation MSETRARTPAGQRILAAAGKLFYDRGITAVGVDLIAEHSGLTKRTLYNQFGSKEHLVTAYLTERDQRWRSLVHATVDACDDPVAAVTAPFDALRTWSRTNTRGCAFINALAELPDPAHPAHRIAADQKHWLLHLFRQLATAAGCDRPVALATRLLVLHEGALATQPLALDTLAESTDLARGLVRASRRRGARGDARR, via the coding sequence ATGTCGGAAACGCGGGCCCGCACCCCGGCTGGCCAGCGCATCCTTGCGGCCGCCGGGAAGCTTTTCTACGACCGCGGGATCACCGCCGTCGGCGTGGATCTCATCGCCGAGCACTCAGGTCTTACCAAACGGACGCTGTACAACCAGTTCGGCTCGAAAGAACACCTCGTGACCGCCTACCTCACCGAGCGCGACCAACGCTGGCGGTCGCTCGTCCACGCCACCGTCGACGCGTGCGATGACCCCGTCGCGGCGGTTACCGCACCGTTCGACGCGCTGCGGACCTGGAGCAGGACCAACACCCGCGGCTGCGCGTTCATCAACGCGCTGGCCGAACTCCCGGACCCGGCGCATCCCGCCCACCGCATCGCCGCAGACCAGAAGCACTGGCTGCTGCACCTGTTCAGGCAGCTCGCCACCGCCGCGGGCTGCGACCGACCCGTCGCCCTCGCCACCCGGCTCCTGGTGCTGCACGAGGGCGCTCTCGCCACCCAACCACTCGCCCTCGACACCCTCGCGGAGAGCACCGACCTGGCCCGCGGCCTCGTTCGCGCCAGCCGCCGGCGCGGCGCACGAGGAGACGCGCGCCGATGA
- a CDS encoding DUF427 domain-containing protein: MPKAIWNDLVIAESPDTVVVEGNHYFPRAALRTDLLRDSDTHTVCPWKGTASYYTLEHEGQTSVDAVWYYPQPLPEAEMIRDRVAFWKDVKVVGDE; encoded by the coding sequence ATGCCGAAAGCCATCTGGAACGACCTGGTCATCGCCGAGAGCCCGGACACCGTCGTGGTCGAGGGCAACCACTATTTCCCCCGCGCCGCGCTCCGCACCGACCTGCTGCGGGACTCCGACACCCACACGGTCTGCCCGTGGAAGGGCACCGCGTCGTACTACACGCTGGAACACGAGGGCCAGACCAGCGTGGACGCGGTCTGGTACTACCCGCAGCCGCTGCCCGAGGCCGAGATGATCCGTGACCGGGTCGCGTTCTGGAAGGACGTCAAGGTCGTCGGCGACGAGTGA
- a CDS encoding metallophosphoesterase: MRLVIMADTHLPKRARDLPAGLWTAVDAADLVVHAGDWVSAALLDDLERRSARLIGVYGNNDGPDLRARLPEIARADVAGVRIAVVHETGPASGRERRCAARFPDCDLLVFGHSHIPWDSEAPGGLRLLNPGSPTDRRRQPYATYLTAELADGRLHAVTLHEVPLSSK, translated from the coding sequence GTGCGGTTGGTCATCATGGCAGACACCCACCTGCCAAAACGTGCCCGGGACCTGCCGGCCGGGCTGTGGACCGCCGTCGACGCCGCAGACCTTGTCGTCCACGCCGGTGACTGGGTCAGCGCCGCTCTGCTCGACGATCTGGAGCGGCGCAGTGCCCGGCTGATCGGCGTCTACGGCAACAACGACGGTCCCGATCTGCGGGCCCGACTGCCGGAGATCGCCCGCGCGGACGTCGCCGGGGTGCGCATCGCGGTGGTGCACGAGACCGGGCCGGCCAGCGGCCGGGAGCGGCGGTGCGCGGCGCGCTTCCCCGATTGCGACCTGCTCGTCTTCGGCCACTCCCACATCCCCTGGGACAGCGAGGCGCCCGGCGGTCTGCGGTTGCTCAATCCCGGCTCGCCGACCGACCGGCGCCGCCAGCCGTACGCGACATACCTCACCGCGGAACTGGCCGACGGTCGGCTCCACGCCGTCACCCTGCACGAGGTGCCGCTGTCATCGAAATAG
- a CDS encoding MerR family transcriptional regulator — MAEHLTVGRVAELAGVSVRTLHHYDEIGLLEPSTRTTAGHRAYSADDVERLREVLAYRRLGFGLREIADLVDDPATDAVAHLCRLRGLLLDQRDRAAAMVSAIDRELDARARGIRTTPEEQLRVFGTQLYDAIGSAYPATRRTEPRIAARIWAALGDARTVLNVGAGTGSYEPPDRDVTAVEPSLVMRAQRPPGAAPCVAAAAESLPFEDQSFDAAMAVSTVHHWPDPVAGLREMRRVARRVVVLTYDADDTRWRQRFWLTRDYLPEFAELLVGWPSLADLTGAIGGRAEPVLVPWDCADGFFEAYWRRPEAYLDDHVRRAVSVWTRLGPQAEQRAVGRLRQDLASGRWAERNRDLVALDAAELGLRLLVA, encoded by the coding sequence ATGGCGGAGCACCTGACCGTGGGGCGGGTGGCGGAGTTGGCCGGCGTCAGCGTCCGCACCCTGCACCACTACGACGAGATCGGCCTGCTCGAACCGTCCACCCGCACCACGGCCGGGCACCGGGCCTACTCCGCCGACGATGTCGAGCGGCTCCGGGAGGTGCTCGCCTACCGGCGGCTCGGTTTCGGGCTGCGCGAGATAGCGGATCTGGTCGACGATCCGGCCACAGACGCGGTCGCGCACCTGTGCCGGCTACGGGGCCTGCTGCTGGATCAGCGCGATCGCGCTGCCGCCATGGTCTCGGCGATCGACCGGGAGCTGGACGCGCGGGCGAGGGGAATCAGGACGACACCGGAGGAGCAGTTGAGAGTGTTCGGGACACAGTTGTACGACGCCATCGGATCCGCCTACCCCGCGACCCGGCGCACCGAGCCACGGATCGCCGCGCGTATCTGGGCTGCCCTTGGTGACGCCCGAACGGTACTCAACGTCGGAGCCGGCACCGGCTCGTACGAGCCACCCGATCGCGACGTCACGGCGGTGGAACCGTCGCTGGTCATGCGGGCGCAGCGGCCTCCCGGCGCGGCACCATGCGTGGCCGCGGCGGCGGAGAGTCTGCCGTTCGAGGACCAGTCCTTCGACGCCGCGATGGCGGTCAGCACCGTCCACCACTGGCCGGACCCGGTCGCCGGGCTGCGCGAGATGCGACGGGTGGCCCGCCGGGTGGTGGTGTTGACCTACGACGCCGACGACACCCGCTGGCGTCAACGATTCTGGCTCACCCGCGACTATCTGCCCGAGTTCGCGGAGCTCCTCGTCGGGTGGCCGTCCCTGGCCGACCTGACCGGCGCGATCGGCGGACGCGCCGAGCCGGTGCTGGTGCCGTGGGACTGCGCTGACGGCTTCTTCGAGGCGTACTGGCGCCGGCCGGAGGCGTACCTCGACGATCACGTACGCCGCGCGGTCTCGGTGTGGACCAGACTCGGCCCGCAGGCCGAGCAGCGGGCGGTCGGCAGACTCCGACAGGACCTGGCCTCAGGCCGGTGGGCCGAGCGCAACCGCGACCTGGTCGCCCTCGACGCGGCGGAGCTCGGTCTCCGCCTGCTCGTGGCCTGA
- a CDS encoding nitroreductase family deazaflavin-dependent oxidoreductase, giving the protein MSDWNDKVIAEFRANGGQVGGHFAGEPLLLLHTVGAKSGQPRVHPMMYQKVDGGYAVFASKAGAPTNPDWYHNLLAHPRTQAEIGTDTVELVARVTTGDERDRIWSAQKAAYPIFADYERKTTRQIPVVVLEPAP; this is encoded by the coding sequence ATGAGCGACTGGAACGACAAGGTCATCGCCGAGTTTCGCGCCAACGGCGGGCAGGTGGGCGGTCACTTCGCCGGCGAGCCGCTGCTGCTGTTGCACACGGTCGGCGCCAAGAGCGGCCAGCCCCGGGTACACCCGATGATGTACCAGAAGGTGGACGGCGGCTACGCCGTGTTCGCATCCAAAGCCGGCGCGCCCACCAACCCCGACTGGTACCACAACCTGCTCGCCCATCCGCGCACTCAAGCGGAGATCGGGACGGACACGGTCGAGTTGGTCGCCCGGGTCACCACCGGGGACGAGCGAGACCGGATCTGGAGCGCGCAGAAGGCCGCGTACCCGATCTTCGCCGACTACGAGCGGAAGACCACCCGCCAGATCCCCGTCGTCGTACTCGAACCCGCGCCGTAG
- a CDS encoding GNAT family N-acetyltransferase produces the protein MRTIASDRLLLRPWGEEDADFLLDLESRWDVVRFLGARPTLMNSREDALASIARRCAIDDPIHGIWAITTATDRQLVGNLLLKPIPLSAGEPTGGPTDVEIGWHLHPDVWGHGYATEAAAAVLDDAFDQGLTRVIAVTNPDNRASQAVCRRLGMTRLGRTTRYYDTTNELFEKLAGL, from the coding sequence ATGCGCACCATCGCGAGCGATCGCCTGCTGCTGCGTCCCTGGGGCGAGGAGGACGCCGACTTCCTTCTGGATCTCGAGTCGCGCTGGGATGTCGTGCGGTTCCTGGGCGCGCGGCCGACACTCATGAACAGCCGCGAGGACGCCCTCGCCTCGATCGCACGGCGATGCGCCATCGACGATCCGATCCACGGGATCTGGGCCATCACCACCGCGACAGACCGTCAGTTGGTCGGAAACCTCCTGCTCAAACCGATTCCCCTGTCGGCTGGCGAACCTACCGGCGGCCCGACCGATGTCGAGATCGGCTGGCACCTGCATCCGGACGTCTGGGGGCACGGCTACGCCACCGAAGCAGCGGCGGCGGTCTTGGACGACGCGTTCGACCAAGGTCTGACGAGGGTCATCGCGGTCACGAACCCGGACAACCGTGCCTCCCAGGCCGTCTGCCGGCGGCTCGGCATGACGCGTCTCGGCCGGACGACGAGGTACTACGACACGACGAACGAACTCTTCGAGAAGCTGGCCGGCCTCTGA
- a CDS encoding DinB family protein — protein sequence MPSYPPTFADQVVAQPAKAQFEAFIDEHRRALTSCLDGLTEEQARRSLVVSRTTLLGLVKHATFVEKVWFDEAVTCRSRAEIGIPATPDESFVLDDGDTIASVQQAHREACEASRQATSSLGLDDLLHGNRRGPLPLRWVYLHVLRELAQHCGHADILREQLINE from the coding sequence ATGCCTTCCTACCCACCCACCTTCGCCGACCAGGTCGTCGCACAGCCAGCCAAGGCCCAGTTCGAGGCGTTCATCGACGAGCACCGCCGGGCGCTCACCAGCTGCCTGGACGGGCTGACCGAGGAGCAGGCCCGCCGCTCGTTGGTGGTTTCCCGGACCACGCTGCTGGGTCTGGTGAAGCATGCGACGTTCGTGGAGAAGGTCTGGTTCGACGAAGCCGTCACGTGCCGGTCGCGTGCTGAGATCGGCATTCCGGCGACGCCGGACGAGTCGTTCGTCCTTGATGACGGCGACACGATCGCCAGCGTCCAGCAGGCGCACCGCGAGGCCTGCGAGGCGTCACGCCAGGCGACGTCGTCCCTGGGTCTGGACGACCTACTGCACGGCAACCGACGGGGGCCGCTGCCGCTGCGGTGGGTGTATCTGCACGTGCTGCGCGAACTCGCCCAGCACTGTGGGCACGCCGACATCCTCCGCGAGCAGCTGATCAACGAATAA